The bacterium genomic interval CGGCAGGAGCGATATCCGGTAATCGGTCTGGCCAAAGCGTACGCCAAGAATTCTTTTGCCGAAGCCGATGGAAAAAACGTTTACCCGGAAACCAAAAAGTTTTGCGATGATAAAGTGTCCAAATTCGTGTACGAAAACACATATGCCGATAACAACCAGAAAGCCGAGCACGGTGATCATGAGTTCCTCCAAATGTATGTGATTGTAAAGGTAAGATTAGACTCTAACGGATTATAGGCTTTGCGT includes:
- a CDS encoding site-2 protease family protein; translated protein: MEELMITVLGFLVVIGICVFVHEFGHFIIAKLFGFRVNVFSIGFGKRILGVRFGQTDYRISLLP